Genomic DNA from Lactuca sativa cultivar Salinas chromosome 8, Lsat_Salinas_v11, whole genome shotgun sequence:
AATAGTGTCGCTCCACCGCCAATCACACGAACAGTTCCCCGGTTAGGAAGGTTTGCCAAAGATCCGCTGAGTTTGTTGTGAGAGAGATCTAAGAAATGAATGACAGGCATCTTCCGCAACCATGAGGGCAAAGGCCCCGAAATTGTAGCATTTGACAACACCAACGCCCGAAGTTTCCTTTGGTTTCGAAGCCACTGTGGAAATCCATTTGGAATGTTGCAAGAACTGAGATCAAGATCTTCCAATTGGAATGGAGGTATCCACTCATGTGAAAAATTGAATGTCAATTTATTAGAAGAAGCATCCAAGCTCTTCAACATCAAAAGGTTACTGAAATGGGCTTCAGAAACTACTCCTTGTAAGGAATTGTTTGAGATATGTAGGGAACGGAGTTTGGCAAGTTGCCCGATTGAAACCGGAATGGTCCCATTTAACAAATTTGAAAAAAcatctaattcttctaaataTCTTAATCTTCCTAGAGATGCTGGGATGGGGCCCGATAACTTGTTGTTAGATAGATCTAACATTTTTAAATATGTTACTCTTCCTAGAGATGCTGGGATGGGGCCCGATAACAAGTTATTACATAGATCTAACATTTTTAAATATCTTAGTCTTCCTAGAGTTTTGGGCATTGGACCTGTCAAACTGCTGTATGATATCCTTAAGTCTCTTAAATTGGTTAGTCTTCCAAGTGCTTCTGAAATCGTACCATTCAAAGACCAACTTAAATCCAATGACTCTAAAGCGTATCGGGAGCATTCCGAAACGTTTTGCAGCGAGTCACTCATTTCTATTTCAAAAGGATTGTTCGAAGCAATCAAGTGTTTCAGGTGGCACCGTCTCCAGATTCCAAGATGCTCAATATTCTTAAACGGGTTATAAGAAAGATCAAGCTTTAGAAGGTTAGGCATAATAGGAACCCAAGAATGCAGCATGTTTCCTGAGAgatcaaggactcttaaggaacTCATGTTTGTGAAAAAAGATGGAATTATGCCTTCAATTGAATTTGAGCTTAGATCCAGGTATCGGATGTGAGAAAGTGTACTGATATTAAGATGAGAGGAAGATAGAAAAGTGTTATCAAGCTCACAACCTGACAAATGCAGCTCTGATAAAGAAGGGAGCATGTTTATCAAGTTTACAAAGTTAAATGACAAACTAAGATTAGAGCCTGAAAGATCAAGGTAGCTGAGCTGTTTGAAAGATCCAATGAACTCAGGGATCCGACTTCCATGGAAATAAAACCCACTCAAGTCCAGGTATTTGAGATGCTTCAACTCTGCAAGAGAAGAGTTCACCTCATTAAGAAACAAATGGCATGGACCACCCCAGTAGTATCGTCCAAGTTTAAGGCTTTCAACTGTTCCTGTGAGATTGTCGCATTGGATTCCTTTCCACTGGCAACAGTCATGGCCCACCCATGATGACAAAATTCCAATCTCAGCTCTAACGCTCCCTTTGAAATTGAGAAGAGCAAGTCGCTCTTGTTCAGAACAAACAACACTGGTATTTCCTACACCCAAACAAGTATATTTTATTCCAACCAAAAAAATACTTATAAAAATGAGATGGAGCCCCAAACCTCTTGGATTCCTCATTATGAACCCTAACACAATTTAATTTGGAAGAAAGTGGAAGTGGAAAGTTTGTTTTTTATGATGTAGTGATGGGGTGTTACGATGATGCAAGTAGTTGATTTATAAAGGTATAAATGAATAGCAACCTATAGGACAGCCGTGGAAGACTTGGAAGTCAATGGACATTTCTAATCCATAAAGTCTAGTTGTGTGGTCCCTATGGAAAATGTACTTGTACTTGGTTGTCTTGGCCACAATTCATTAATAAGAATATGAATGTGAGAAAAAAACCAAATTTTCAGAAACAAAGATTTAGATTTTcgagaaataaaaaataatttataatttcttacaaattatagttatagatTATGAAGTATATTTTGATGATTAATGATTTTTCAAAACTAACTACGacaaaatatgttctttttaatATCTAACTTAGCAAGGTTTATATGTCAAGCATAATAAAAGATGACTTCTGTAACTTTGATTTCAAAACTTCAGCTTATCTTTTAAGAAATGTACTTTTGTTAAATGCATTACGTTTTTATTAGGCATGACAAATTTCGAACCACGTACTTGGACATGGGTTTCAAATTATTTTCATATGGTCTAAAACCTTAAAAGATGGTCGAATAGAGTCAAACGGATTGAAACTTGCCcaaggtttaatccaatgcttaaaAGAGTTATTTCAAGAATACGGTCATTTTTCACAACATAAGAGGTGTATTTAGTTTAATTATAGACCTCATATATCCAAGCAGCCCCCAAAgttgttttatgttattttataatttattaaagtCATTGTGTTTGTTAAATTACAAGGTTCAGGCAAAACGTGGTATTCACTTGAGTACAGTACTGTGTGTGTATTGAGAATTATGacctaaagaaaaaaaatatataatgaaacAAAGAGCAAGATTAGTGATGaaacaatatataaataaaataaacacataattaagAAAGGAGATGGGCCAAGGAAAAATGTCAAAAGCACAATTTAAAAACATGGAAAGCATCATAACCCAAGAGATATTGACTACAAAAGAGGTTTTTAAATGTTTCCTGGGTTacaccaacataaatataatcagGAATAAATGCACGAAATAACATAGGAAAGTGATTCGTACACATCAGTATACAACATTTTTTTTATGCTTAATAGAGTtttacaatacaacattttaaaacataaattgttatgtattaagaatttttGTTGGGTACAAATCAGCTCCCAATAACATATGTTCGTTTATTTGTGTTTTATGCATAGCATCTCACTTTCATTTGTTCTGCTACAAcactgtatttaaaaaaaaaaagtcttgTTACAGCATTCTACGTTAAAAAATGTACCGATTTGTAGTAATGTacttcaaaattaattcttactAGGTAGCTCTCTACAATTGTCACATATAATTTGCAAATTAACCTTGTTGATCTATTGTAATATAACCGACTTACGAAAGCTTTTGAACAAAAAGAATGCTGAAAGGCATCCCAATAAATGCTTATGATATTATTCAGACACTCATTAAAGGTTTACCAAATTTACACTTATTATAAATGAATAAAACTATTGATGCATGCTAAAACTCATAGCTGTAATGTTATTCATTTTAGTTGCTACTAGTGCGATCTCTAATGTGCATAAGACGCAATATTTGTGCTGATATTTACAAAAGGTTGATTACATGAAAAGAACTGTGACATGGAAACCAAATGATAACTAAAATCCACAAACTTGTATTTTTTGTTCTTGGGCTGTTTTTCTTTTCCTCTTAATCAATACAAGTGCTTTTTGGCTATTCCCCAAGAAATACATAAATGTATAATGTATTTGGCTACAATCTACTTATTGTCATGGAACACTTGGTAGTCAATGGATACATCCAAGGCTGTTTTTCATTTTCTCTATGGATCAATACAAGTGGTTTCTGGCCAAGTCTATTTTTCATGTCCGAAGCAAAGTGTATTTGAAAATAAATCTATAAACAATGAATTGAATATAATATAGTATTTGGCAAGATTACTAGCCAATTAGAAGTCACTACACAAGACTTGAAAGTCAATGGACAATATGTTTGTAGCCACAAATCGGTATGCTCTGGATCTTATCTGGATTCTGTACTATGTTTCTTTTTCTATGCCCCAAGGCAAACACAGATGTATTTTGCTACAAATTTTCACACAAGGAATTTGAGTCAACAAAGTAAACCCCAAATAACAAGGACACGAGAAAATAGTGTCATGATTGATGCACCAAGAATCTTCCATATGGAATTTTCCATGCAAATTCTCCTTACAATATATATTCCTATTTTGTTTTTATTCCATGAAAAAACAAAACTACTATCAGGATTGGATCAGTCTAATTATCAATTCTTATTCTAAGTTACACTCCTAACTCCTAAGCCCATATCCATAACCGATATTTTGTAATTTTTACATATGTACGTAAAATGATGGATCTGtcacaaaaacacaaaaacaaaaacaatgtccTTGATCAATGCCATAAATCATGAAGATTTTCATGATGGATACTTTCATTTAAAGTATTTCCACGTTAGCACTTAACCCTCAACTTTCATTTACCCTCACTTGGTTTTCTATGTCACTTCATGAAATTAATGTTTTGTTTGACAGACTATCTGAAAACTAGCCGTTGAAAATTGATGTTTAGAAATGTATATGacataaaaagcatttaaaaatcttACGTGTTTTGCAATCTCATATTTTGTATTGTATTGTATCATATTTGTTCTTTAAGCTTTTAAAGTAACATCTTTTATCAACATATTttgtaaattaattataaatttatatataaaataaaattgtgaatcAATATTTAATAAATTCTTATATCAAATGATCTTTTAATACATATTGTTTGTTAAAGCCATGATGGAGAATAATGTTATTTATGGTGATATTTGATAATTAATGAGATAAATCTGTATTCATGTGTATTTGTTGTGAATAGTCTATATGTTTTaaacaatgaaataataaaaaatatatatcttgTGGTAATGAGTAAGAACTAAATAAGTAATCATTAAGAACGATTAAATAAAGCTTTaacaaaaaaagaatttttaataACAaccattttatatttttcaataGATATACATggggaataattttttttttttgtgatgagTAAAATACAAATTTGATCCATTTGGTATGACAAACAAGTATCTTTTATTTCAACCAAAAAAATACTTATAAAAATGAGATGGAGCCCCAAACCTCTCGGATTCCTCATTATGAACCCTAACACAATTTAATTTGGAAGAAAGTGGAAGTGGAAAGTTTGTTTTTTATGATGTAGTGATGGGGTGTTACGATGATGCAAGTAATTGATTTATAAAGGTATAAATGAAGAGCAACCTATAGGACAGCCGTGGAAGACTTGGAAGTCAATGGACATTTCTAATCCATAAAGTCTATTTGTGTGGTCCCTATGGAAAATGTACTTGTACTTGGTTGTCTTGGCCACAACTCATTAATAAGAATATGAATGTGAGAAAAAAAAACCAAATTTTCAGAAACAAATATTTAGATTTTCGAGAAATCAAAGATAATTTATAATTtcttacaaattatagttatagatTACCAACTATATTTTGATGATCAATGATTTTTCAAAACTAACTACGACAAGATAAGTTCTTTTTAATATCTGACTTAGCAAGGTTTATATGTCAAGCATAATAAAAGATGACTTCTGTAACTTTGATTTCGAAACTTCACCTTATCTTTTAAGAAATGTACTTCTGTTAAATGCATTACGTTTTTATTAGGCATGACAATTTCGAACCAGGTACTTAGACATGGGTTTCAAATTATTTTCATATGGTCTAAAACCTTAAAAGAGGTGTCAAATAGAGTCAAACGCATTGAAACTTGCCCAAGGTGTAACCCAATGCTTAAAAGATTTATTTCAAGAATACGGTCATTTATTCACAAACATACGAGGTGTATTTAGTTTAATTATAGACCTGACCTAAAGAAAAAATATAATGAAACAAAGAGCAAGATTAGTGATGaaacaatatataaataaattaaacacATAAGTAAGAAAGGAGATGGGCCAAGGAAAAAAGTCATAAAAGCACAATTTAAAAACATGGAAAGCATCATAAACCAAGAGATATTGAATACAAAAGAGCTTTTTAAATGTTTCCTGGGTTACCCCAACATAAATATAACAAGGAATAAATGCACGAAATAACATATCTTCGTTTATTTGTGTTTTATACATAGCATCTCACGTTCATTTGTTCTGCTACaaacactatttttttttttaaaaaaaaaaagtcttgTTACAGCATTTTATGTTGAAAAATGTAAggaattatagcattgtacttaaaAATTAATTCTTACTAGGTAGCTTTCTACAATGTTTGGATACAATATGCAAATTAAACTTGTTGATCTATTGTAATATAACCGACTTAGgaaaaaattttaacaaaaagaaTGCTGAAAGGCATTCCAATAAATGCTTATGATATTATTCAGACACTCATTAAAGGTACTGATTTTGGATTCTTTACCAAATTTACACTTATTATATATGAACAAAACTATTGATGCATGCTAAAACTCATAGCTTTAATGTTGTTATTCTTTTTAGTTGCAACTAGTGCGATCTCTAATGTGTTTAAGATGCATGCAATATTTGTGTTAATATTTACGAAATGTTGATTACATGAAAAGAACTGTCGTTTTCTGTCAAAAATAACACTTGATATCATGAACCCTTTTAGTCTTATATTCACAGCAGTCATGGAGGACATGGAAACCAAATGATAAATAAACTCCACAAACTTGTATTTTTTGTTCTTGGGctgtttttctttttctcttaATCAATATAAGTGGTTTTTGGCTATTCCCCATGAAATACGTAAATGTATAATGTATTTGGCTACAATCTACTTATTGCCATGCAGGGCCGGCTCTATGTAGAGGATTTTTAAGGTAGCGCTTAGGGCCTCAAATTCTAAGGGGCCCCGTATTCTTCAAAGTCCAAAGGTTTAGTCCATTAAAAAATCTAATCCGGTAACCACAAAATAAATGAAGCAGAAGAATAAATCAATGATCGCTGCAATCATGAAACTGAAACGACTTTGCATTCTTCTACTGATTCTGATTTCTGTGAAATATTCATCTCATCCGTTTTCGATTTCCGAGTATAGTAAAGGCCAAAGGGCCCCAAATTTTTGGCTCGCTTAGAGCCCCCAAAATGATTGAGCCGCCCATGTTGCCATGGAACACTTGGTAGTCAATGGATACATCCAAGGCTATTTTTCATTTTCTCTATGGATCAATATAAGTGGTTTCTGGCCAAGTCTATTTTCCATGGCAGAAGCAAGTGTATTTGAaaataaatctataaaaaaatgaATTGAATATAATATAGTATTTGGCAAGATTACTAGTCAATTTGAAGTCACTACACAAGACTTGAAAGTCAATGGACAATGTGTTTGTAGCCACAAATTGGTATGCTCTGGATCTGATCTGGATTATGTACCATGTTTATTTTTTCTATGCCCCAAGGTACACACAAATATATTTGGCTACAACTTTTCACACAAGGAATTTGAGTCAACAAAGCAAACCCCAAAAAACAAGGACACGAGAAAATTGTGTCATGATTGATGCACCATGAATTTTCCATGCAATTTCTCCTTACAATATATATtcctattttgtaattattccatgaaaaacaaaagggaaaatgacacaaATGCCCTATAAACTTTCTAAGATTGGTCCATTTagtccctaaactatttttgtGGCTTTATGAAGGAACGAAGTCATATTTGTCGGGTCGATTACATCCTTTTGCAGAAAATGAAGGGGTAACCTGGTTACCCCTTTGCCACGTACACATTTGTTTGACCAGTTTTCTTTTAAACCACATAAACCCAGTATTATTCATCTTCTTCCCCAACTTTTTCTCCATTCACATCCATCCGGGTCTCCTTATGTTGCACACCTCCTTTTATCTCCTTTCCGAATCTGATGCACATCTACTTTTTGTTGGAGTCAATAAAAAGTCTTAAAAATCTTACAATCAAATCGAAAAAGTAAGTTAGCCATATGATAAATGAATTGCAAGAGCAAAAGAATCTTTATGGATAATATTGAATCACAATCACATGTGAAACAAACTCATGCGATGAAACAAGAAAGAAAGCAAATCCCTATCTG
This window encodes:
- the LOC111911312 gene encoding receptor-like protein EIX1: MAVGIGKAKHLHRSLSDSSGMDEFLEVLGYKVRLMDMADVAKKLEQLEMVMGNTSVVCSEQERLALLNFKGSVRAEIGILSSWVGHDCCQWKGIQCDNLTGTVESLKLGRYYWGGPCHLFLNEVNSSLAELKHLKYLDLSGFYFHGSRIPEFIGSFKQLSYLDLSGSNLSLSFNFVNLINMLPSLSELHLSGCELDNTFLSSSHLNISTLSHIRYLDLSSNSIEGIIPSFFTNMSSLRVLDLSGNMLHSWVPIMPNLLKLDLSYNPFKNIEHLGIWRRCHLKHLIASNNPFEIEMSDSLQNVSECSRYALESLDLSWSLNGTISEALGRLTNLRDLRISYSSLTGPMPKTLGRLRYLKMLDLCNNLLSGPIPASLGRVTYLKMLDLSNNKLSGPIPASLGRLRYLEELDVFSNLLNGTIPVSIGQLAKLRSLHISNNSLQGVVSEAHFSNLLMLKSLDASSNKLTFNFSHEWIPPFQLEDLDLSSCNIPNGFPQWLRNQRKLRALVLSNATISGPLPSWLRKMPVIHFLDLSHNKLSGSLANLPNRGTVRVIGGGATLLLANNIFNESIPRSLCRRTDLDFLDLSRNRLTGKFPKCLENLKLLNTMMFSSNLLSGAIPSYIGLNLSSLRWLKLNDNKFFGELLRELGNLRDLTVLDVGDNELFGSIPKWIGEKLTNLGVLRLHRNNFSGEIPKSLCKMLGLQILDVAHNNLMGFIPHCLGKLNGMVKGPGNLIYNGFADSNENVIQVMKGVEREYTTILDIFFNIDLSSNKLVGEIPVEITTLSMLVGLNLSNNHLSGNIPENIGNMTKLESLDLSGNELTGMIPPSMAALNFLSHLNLSHNNLSGRIPTDHQLQTLIDDPSIYVGNRDLCGPPLPNNCSHHQDQTTVLKKKHKAAEESIKVWWFYMDIMSGFAAGFWGVIGVLLFKKHWRQKLFMFAEEIVDTIYVAVTVRVAKMKRGREAT